TAGAAGATGAGCCAACTGTTATTTCGCTAATCAAGCGAGGGCTCAATGATGAAAAATATAATATAAGTGTTGCCATGGATGGATATACCGGATTAAAGATGGCCGGTATGAATACATATGACCTAATCATCTTAGACATTATGTTGCCTGGTATGGATGGTTTGGAGGTATGCCATAACATAAGAATGGCTAATAGAGATATTCCGATACTTATCCTTTCGGCACTTGACCAAACCGAAGATATCGTGGCGGGATTTGAGCGTGATGCCGACGATTATCTCATTAAGCCTTTTAAACTTGAGGAGCTAAAAGCAAGAATAAAACGGCATACCCGAAGGGCAAAAAGACAGCGGGTCGCCCAGAAAGTAATAAAACTTGCCGATCTTTCTTTGGATATCGAGAGTAGAGACGTCACACGGGCGGGAAAATCAATAGCCTTAACTGCAACCGAATATCGCTTGTTGGAACACCTGATGGTTAATCATAACAAGATTCTACCTCGCCTGGATATACTGGAAGAAGTCTGGGGAATGGACTTTAATTTGAGTACAAACGTAGTTGATGTATATGTCAACTATCTCAGAAAGAAAATCGATAAAAATTTTAGCCCCAAACTGATCCATACGGTCATTGGTATGGGCTACGTAATGCGTGTGCAATATGAAGATGAAGATTAGAACGAAGATCATTCTTTTGTTCTCGGGAATAATAACGCTGATTATTACCTTCTTTGCTATTTATGCATCTTACTTTACCTGGGATAGTCTAAAAACGAAATTCTTCCTACGCTTGGAAGAGAATGCCAGAATTGTAGGTACGCATACCATAGCCGGAGATTCCTACAATACCAAAATGTATTACGAGGTCAAAAGGAAGTATCTTGCTTTGCTATCGGAAGGAAATGATTACCTGTTACGGATTGCGAAGGGAAGTACGGAATTACGTTTTGACCCGAACTTACCGATGCCGAAGTCGTTCTACAGCGAGGCGATCACCAATGGTAAAGCAGAATACCTGCATAATGATACCGCGTATTTTGCCATGTACTTTGCAGATTCACTGCACAAAGATGATCTCCTGGTGATTTCTTCCGGTAGGGATAGTTACGGGCATGCAGAACAGGCCGATCTCGACAAGACCTTACTCTCGGGCGGCCTCATTGCCTTGGCACTCGGTATCGTTATCGCTTTCTATTTTGCCGATCACATCCTTACGCCCATCGCAACGATTAATGAAAATGTGCGTCAGATCAACATCAGCAATCTCAGTCTGCGCTTACAGAATACAAAGTCGCATAAACACGATGAGATCGCAAACCTGATCAATAATTTCAACGATATGCTGAATAGATTGCAGATTGCGGTCAAATCTCAGCAAAATTTTATAGGGAATGCTTCACACTCGCTGAGAACACCCTTAACGGTAATTGGTGGCGAGGCCGAAATCGTACTTCAGCGTTTAAAGGAAGATAAGGAGAGCCAGTACTCGTTAGAAATTATTGCCCGCGAAGTAGACAAGATGGTGTTGATCGTAAAAAACCTGCTGTTATTGGCACGAACGGGTTACGAAGGGCAAATCGAGCGCACCCAAATCATTCGAATAGATGAATTGCTATATGGCGTGAAGATTTCGGCCAATAGCCTGTACTCCAGCACACCCATTCATTTTGATTTTCATGCCATACCGGATGATAGTCAGGAATTGCACATCTTGGCCAACAGAGATCTGCTCCATGTGGCCGTATCTAATCTGGTATTGAACGCATGCAAGTACGGCAAGAGCGCGCCGGTGGTCATCTCTTTGACGGTGAAGAATCAGCAAGTGGTGGTGACGATTAAAGATGAGGGTATCGGTATCCCTGAAAAAGAGCTGCCACATATATTCGAGTCCTTTTTCCGGGGAAGCAACACCACCGGTATATATGGAAACGGCCTTGGCCTATCGTTGACAAAGAATATTCTTGAACTACATGATATTGAGGTAGATGTCACCTCAAAAGTGAATGAAGGAACGCTCGTGACTTTACGTATTGCTATAGATACCGCTCCACAGCACTCCGGATAAGACCGCCTTTCTTATTTGGCTCTCATATCGCGCTGATATCGTTATTATCATTCCAGCCTATTATTGTACGTAAAATACAAGTATAGGACATGAGATCAACGGCTTATCATTTTATCATCTTACCATGTGTTTTAGTTGCTTTAACTTTTAAAGGTTTCGCCGCTACAACTGATACTGCAAAAGTAAAAAACGCTAATGAAACTGCTCAA
This Olivibacter sp. SDN3 DNA region includes the following protein-coding sequences:
- a CDS encoding cell wall metabolism sensor histidine kinase WalK — translated: MKMKIRTKIILLFSGIITLIITFFAIYASYFTWDSLKTKFFLRLEENARIVGTHTIAGDSYNTKMYYEVKRKYLALLSEGNDYLLRIAKGSTELRFDPNLPMPKSFYSEAITNGKAEYLHNDTAYFAMYFADSLHKDDLLVISSGRDSYGHAEQADLDKTLLSGGLIALALGIVIAFYFADHILTPIATINENVRQINISNLSLRLQNTKSHKHDEIANLINNFNDMLNRLQIAVKSQQNFIGNASHSLRTPLTVIGGEAEIVLQRLKEDKESQYSLEIIAREVDKMVLIVKNLLLLARTGYEGQIERTQIIRIDELLYGVKISANSLYSSTPIHFDFHAIPDDSQELHILANRDLLHVAVSNLVLNACKYGKSAPVVISLTVKNQQVVVTIKDEGIGIPEKELPHIFESFFRGSNTTGIYGNGLGLSLTKNILELHDIEVDVTSKVNEGTLVTLRIAIDTAPQHSG
- a CDS encoding response regulator transcription factor; translated protein: MEILLIEDEPTVISLIKRGLNDEKYNISVAMDGYTGLKMAGMNTYDLIILDIMLPGMDGLEVCHNIRMANRDIPILILSALDQTEDIVAGFERDADDYLIKPFKLEELKARIKRHTRRAKRQRVAQKVIKLADLSLDIESRDVTRAGKSIALTATEYRLLEHLMVNHNKILPRLDILEEVWGMDFNLSTNVVDVYVNYLRKKIDKNFSPKLIHTVIGMGYVMRVQYEDED